A single region of the Chryseobacterium culicis genome encodes:
- a CDS encoding PD-(D/E)XK nuclease family protein encodes MKFLNKIIHELLAQNTDLSAFNIILPGKRPIVFIRQILEENNYSGFLPNFFTIEELINTIADHQPIQGIPLWLFSFDVYRSLNLIPRDDFSDFLKWFPTLQKDWDDILKFSDSDQAVLQYMFDEERIKEWAQDLGEDDDVPRKKFLNFWQNMNVFLPVLKERLQEKNWATSGMIHEAAKAKIVDFAKNTKEEFIFCGFNAFTPVEEKLVRSLLQWNKAQCFFQADRYYFDDERQEAGKFLRNHKTWKEFDDNRAFQWIEDDFNQPKKIKVYEVSGNVTQTKVLPEIFKEINNKTYSNTAVVLLDENLLPASLDVMHGVDNLNITMGFPLKNLSFSNAVKRLFYLQKQLEKNKSSYYYRDVFPILEELPKSVEDELIINEFKAKVEERNIVYISHKLLHELLSGLSYYGLLQKAASTNIYLDMLIAFCQQVKWLEIDDIQYENVSHFENAFRIIKNQLTPYNIEIKMETLEILINQHINSESIDFQGEPLRGLQIMGLLETRLLNFENVILLSVNEGKLPLGNSQNTYIPFDIRRFFDLHTFLENDSIYAYHFYRLIQDAQNVHLLYNALSSGVNTGEKSRFITQIEMESSHDIEHLIIENSSEPIATKPIEIIKTQTVQERLQKWKEKVSASHLTSYLYNPIDFYLSKILNTSETDEIEEELSIKNYGNLVHYSLQEVYEVLKGKVLKESDLSNSVKAIDQYINIAIEKLKHQPEFYEKGMNYIHKAIAKKVIENVLNHDLELIKQGNKLEIIDIERRFESIDFALDGNDKISFFGFIDRIDKLNGTLRIIDYKTAKIKNLNVKIDQDNVDEYFHNSDRKQALQLCIYHYVVQHLPEFWGFPIETGIWSFADAKKGMVSLQFDKGDIDDAMKSVKSLILEILNPDINFVETIKTY; translated from the coding sequence TTGAAATTCCTCAATAAAATCATCCACGAACTGCTGGCGCAAAACACGGATCTTTCTGCGTTTAACATCATTCTGCCCGGAAAACGTCCCATTGTGTTTATCAGACAGATTCTGGAAGAAAATAATTATTCAGGGTTTCTTCCCAACTTTTTTACGATTGAGGAACTCATCAATACAATTGCCGATCACCAGCCGATTCAGGGTATTCCGCTGTGGCTTTTCTCTTTTGATGTCTATAGAAGCCTGAATCTTATTCCGAGAGATGATTTTTCAGATTTTCTGAAATGGTTTCCTACATTGCAGAAGGACTGGGATGATATTCTCAAATTCTCAGACAGTGATCAGGCGGTATTACAGTATATGTTTGATGAGGAAAGGATCAAAGAATGGGCTCAGGATCTTGGTGAGGATGATGATGTCCCAAGAAAGAAATTCCTTAATTTCTGGCAGAATATGAATGTTTTTCTCCCTGTCCTCAAGGAGAGACTGCAGGAAAAAAACTGGGCTACTTCCGGAATGATCCATGAAGCTGCTAAAGCCAAGATTGTTGATTTTGCCAAAAATACCAAAGAAGAGTTTATTTTTTGCGGGTTCAATGCCTTTACTCCGGTAGAGGAAAAGTTGGTAAGGAGTCTTTTGCAGTGGAATAAAGCCCAATGTTTCTTTCAGGCAGACCGCTATTATTTCGATGATGAAAGGCAGGAAGCCGGAAAATTTCTTAGAAATCATAAAACATGGAAAGAGTTTGATGATAACAGAGCTTTCCAGTGGATAGAAGATGATTTTAATCAACCTAAAAAAATTAAGGTATACGAAGTGTCCGGGAATGTAACCCAGACTAAAGTATTGCCTGAGATCTTTAAAGAAATCAATAATAAAACTTATTCCAATACTGCGGTAGTACTGCTGGATGAAAATCTGCTTCCGGCAAGTCTTGATGTGATGCATGGTGTTGATAATTTGAATATTACAATGGGATTTCCATTAAAAAACTTATCATTCTCCAATGCGGTAAAACGTCTTTTCTATCTGCAGAAACAGCTGGAAAAAAATAAATCCTCCTACTATTACAGAGATGTTTTTCCGATTCTGGAAGAACTGCCAAAATCTGTGGAAGACGAGCTTATCATCAATGAGTTTAAAGCCAAAGTAGAAGAGAGGAATATTGTGTATATCTCTCATAAGCTTTTGCATGAACTGCTGAGCGGACTGTCTTATTATGGACTTCTTCAGAAAGCTGCCAGTACCAATATCTATCTGGATATGCTTATTGCGTTCTGCCAACAGGTGAAATGGCTTGAAATAGATGATATTCAGTATGAGAATGTCTCTCACTTTGAAAATGCGTTCAGAATTATCAAAAATCAGCTTACTCCATACAATATTGAAATCAAAATGGAAACGCTGGAAATTCTGATCAACCAGCATATCAATTCTGAAAGTATTGACTTCCAGGGAGAGCCTTTGAGAGGACTTCAGATCATGGGATTGCTGGAAACCCGTCTTCTGAATTTTGAAAACGTTATCCTGCTTTCCGTAAACGAAGGAAAACTTCCCCTTGGAAACTCCCAGAATACTTATATTCCTTTTGATATCCGAAGGTTCTTTGATCTTCACACCTTCCTTGAGAATGACAGCATTTATGCCTATCACTTTTACAGATTGATTCAGGATGCGCAGAATGTACATTTGCTGTACAATGCTTTAAGCTCAGGAGTAAATACCGGTGAGAAAAGCCGCTTTATTACTCAGATTGAAATGGAGAGTTCTCATGATATTGAACACCTGATTATTGAAAATTCTTCCGAGCCTATTGCTACCAAACCCATCGAAATCATCAAGACCCAGACTGTACAGGAACGTCTTCAGAAATGGAAGGAAAAAGTATCTGCTTCCCACCTTACAAGCTATCTCTATAATCCTATTGATTTCTACCTTTCCAAGATTTTAAATACTTCGGAAACAGATGAAATAGAAGAAGAATTGTCAATAAAGAATTATGGGAATTTAGTGCATTATTCACTTCAAGAAGTGTATGAGGTGTTAAAGGGTAAGGTTTTAAAAGAAAGTGATTTAAGTAATTCAGTTAAAGCGATAGATCAATATATAAATATTGCTATTGAGAAGCTTAAGCATCAGCCGGAATTCTATGAAAAAGGGATGAACTATATTCATAAAGCCATTGCTAAAAAGGTAATTGAAAATGTTCTTAATCATGATCTTGAGCTGATAAAACAGGGGAACAAACTGGAAATAATTGATATTGAAAGAAGGTTTGAAAGCATAGATTTTGCTCTCGATGGGAATGATAAAATTTCTTTCTTCGGATTCATTGACAGAATTGATAAACTTAACGGTACATTAAGAATTATTGATTATAAAACAGCAAAGATTAAAAACCTTAATGTGAAAATTGATCAGGATAATGTAGACGAATATTTCCATAACAGCGACAGAAAGCAGGCGCTTCAGCTTTGTATTTACCATTACGTTGTACAGCATCTTCCCGAGTTTTGGGGATTCCCCATTGAGACTGGGATATGGAGTTTTGCCGATGCTAAAAAGGGAATGGTTTCCCTGCAGTTTGACAAAGGGGATATTGATGATGCCATGAAATCTGTCAAAAGTCTTATTCTTGAAATCCTGAATCCGGATATTAATTTCGTAGAAACAATAAAAACATATTAA